A genomic segment from Excalfactoria chinensis isolate bCotChi1 chromosome 15, bCotChi1.hap2, whole genome shotgun sequence encodes:
- the ZNF335 gene encoding zinc finger protein 335 isoform X4, which yields MEQSEVPSSSDAAPQAAREEPSESGVGTSEAASVLSVLSVSADSSDAAAGTALPSRADDSGVGQSSDRSAECLEEVSESSSSTDAVPRLYLPDSSSIAQSTLVSSVSTVSQSIMVSESPQVLVHSSVISDGATVVSDSTASTSTDLGSAIDKIIESTIGPDIIQSCIAVTSAEDGGAETTQYLILQGPDDGAPIVSQMSTSALANSLAIEAVADGPTSTCLDQPGPSEQSEALELPAQPDQVREADGGEELEQPDLETLEEMMEVVVVQQFKCKMCQYKSVSKKTLINHMKERHFQPAGSALTLKKGRPRKGGSAPKSAEEDVAEEEEDDDIMDAGAIDDPEEDSDYNPAEDESRGRQPKNSRTVPTSSEERPRRRPGRPRKFPRLGDVPQDVAEGEEVEPLVTSQSTPSCELQNSEAASSSGLENGTNESLAEPSISQSDSENKDPSSNTGPEEADVVPRRRGRPSRRFLGKKYRKYMGRRYYYKSPKPLMRPYLCRICGSRFLTHEDLRFHVNSHEANDPQLFKCLQCSYRSRRWSSLKEHMFNHVGSKPYKCEECNYTSVYKKDVIRHSTVHSRDRKKRADPPPKLNSFPCPVCNRIYPMQKRLTQHMKTHSTEKPHMCDKCGKSFKKRYTFKMHLLTHIQAIANRRFKCEFCDYVCEDKKVLLNHQLSHMSDKPYKCSFCKYSTFREDFLVSHMAVKHTGGKPFACEFCHFTTKHKKNLRLHVHCRHADSFEEWAQRHPEEPPCRRRPFFTLQQIEELKQQHRQVQAPAEPEASPPAVQAVPGTEPPILSQDALEGATIIYEQGVNGSAELATQTALDLLLNMSTQRELAAGSLQVAVVKPGDAGEVQASCEPQAQEEGEELDSSEQQQQKLVTLHMADRGETLVQEAYEEAALGGSELQQITIPFGGTTEYSIITPISEEIQAPGTLYSEEEGSAETSHAVVVSEAVMTEVLKDHNNHYIMSSSVPGNQFHHMEPLNGDAAFPLPAEGQEAQPTGVKWPLVQCVTRQLQKDSNLSPTSEGQEVTSPKVKWPALQGMAKKLSCKVSTAKKLSCKISTAKKFSCKICTAMFTGRAEMESHKRAHIGPSTFKCPDCPFTATLWPEVRSHMVQHASLRPHKCTHCSFASKNKKDLRRHMLTHTNEKPFACQICGQRFNRNGHLKFHMQRLHNSKGKKPEAPAAAAQQTIILNSDEDTLATLQTALQSGQAVLAPERLQQALGQEHIIVAQEQSITSQEEATYIQEITTADGQTVQHLVTSDNQVQYIIAQDGVQHLLPQEYVVVPEGHHIQVQDGQITHIQYEQGSQFLQEPQIQYMPVSPEQQIVTQAQLEAAAHSAVSAVADAAMAQAQSVFATEATAEQIQQLQQGIHYDVITLAD from the exons ATGGAGCAGAGCGAGGTGCCCAGCAGCAGCGACGCGGCCCCGCAGGCGGCGCGGGAGGAACCGTCCGAGAGCGGCGTGGGCACCTCCGAGGCCGCGTCCGTTCTGTCCGTGTTGTCCGTGTCCGCCGACAGCAGCGACGCCGCCGCGGGCACCGCGCTCCCGTCCCGGGCGGACGATTCCGGCGTGGGGCAGAGCTCCGACCGCAGCGCAGAGTGCCTG GAGGAGGTGTCcgagagcagctccagcacagatGCGGTTCCCCGGCTCTACCTGCCCGATTCCTCCTCCATTGCTCAGTCCACTTTGGTCTCCAGCGTCTCCACCGTCAGTCAGTCCATCATGGTGTCGGAGTCCCCGCAGGTCCTGGTTCACTCCAGCGTCATCAGCGACGGAGCCACGGTTGTGTCGGACTCCACCGCATCCACCTCCACGGATCTGGGTTCTGCCATAGACAAAATCATTGAGTCCACCATCGGGCCTGACATTATCCAGA GCTGTATCGCTGTGACCAGTGCTGAAGATGGGGGAGCAGAGACAACTCAGTACCTCATTCTGCAAGGGCCCGATGATG GTGCCCCCATTGTGTCCCAGATGTCCACTTCTGCTCTGGCCAACAGCTTGGCAATAGAAGCTGTTGCTGACGGGCCGACCTCCACGTGCCTTGACCAGCCGGGCCCTTCGGAGCAGTCAGAAGCGCTGGAGCTGCCTGCACAGCCGGACCAGGTTAGAGAGGCAGATGGtggggaggagctggagcagccgGATTTGGAGACCCTGGAGGAGATGATGGAAGTGGTGGTGGTGCAGCAGTTCAAGTGCAAGATGTGTCAGTACAAGAGTGTCTCCAAGAAAACGTTGATCAATCACATGAAAGAGCGACACTTCCAGCCAG CGGGTTCAGCTTTGACTTTGAAGAAAGGACGTCCACGAAAGGGGGGTTCTGCCCCAAAGTCTGCGGAGGAAGATGTcgcagaggaagaagaagatgatGATATTATGGACGCTGGTGCTATCGATGATCCCGAAG AGGACAGTGACTATAATCCAGCTGAGGATGAGTCCCGTGGGCGACAGCCCAAGAACAGCCGCACCGTCCCCACGTCCAGCGAGGAGAGGCCACGGAGACGCCCGGGGAGGCCCCGCAAGTTTCCTCGGTTGGGGGACGTGCCCCAGGACGTGGCTGAAG GAGAGGAGGTGGAGCCCCTGGTGACATCCCAAAGCACAcccagctgtgagctgcagaaTTCGGAAGCAGCCAGTTCCTCTGGCCTGGAGAATGGGACCAACGAGAGCTTGGCGGAGCCCAGCATCAGCCAGTCTGACTCTGAGAATAAGGACCCTTCTTCCAACACTGGCCCTGAGGAAGCAGATGTCGTCCCCAGGAGGCGAGGCCGGCCCTCCCGCCGCTTCCTGGGCAAGAAATACCGCAAGTACATGGGGCGCAG GTACTACTACAAGTCACCCAAGCCCTTGATGAGGCCATACCTGTGTCGGATCTGCGGCTCGCGTTTCCTCACGCATGAAGATCTGCGTTTCCACGTCAACTCACACGAGGCCAATGACCCACAGCTCTTCAAGTGCCTCCAGTGCAGCTACCGCTCCCGACGCTGGTCCTCCCTCAAG GAACACATGTTCAACCACGTAGGCAGCAAACCCTACAAGTGTGAGGAGTGCAATTACACCAGCGTGTACAAGAAGGACGTCATCCGACACTCCACAGTGCACAGTCGGGACAG gaaaaagaGGGCTGACCCG CCCCCAAAGCTGAACTCCTTCCCATGCCCTGTATGCAACCGTATCTACCCCATGCAGAAGAGGCTCACTCAGCACATGAAGACACACAGCACGGAGAAGCCACACATGTGTGACAAG TGTGGGAAGTCCTTTAAGAAACGTTACACCTTCAAGATGCACCTGCTGACACATATCCAGGCCATTGCTAACCGCAG GTTCAAATGTGAGTTCTGTGACTACGTCTGCGAGGACAAAAAGGTCCTGCTGAACCACCAGCTGTCACATATGAGCGACAAGCCCTACAAGTGCAGCTTCTGCAAGTATTCCACCTTCCGAGAGGATTTCCTGGTCTCACACATGGCCGTCAAGCACACGG GAGGGAAGCCCTTTGCCTGTGAGTTCTGTCACTTCACCACCAAGCACAAGAAGAACCTGCGCCTCCATGTGCACTGCCGCCACGCTGACTCCTTCGAGGAGTGGGCACAGAGGCACCCCGAGGAGCCGCcctgccgccgccgcccctTCTTCACCCTGCAGCAGATCGAggagctgaagcagcagcaccgcCAAGTGCAGGCTCCTGCTGAGCCTGAGGCCAGCCCACCA gcagtgcaggcagtgcCTGGGACGGAGCCTCCCATCCTTTCGCAGGATGCTCTGGAGGGAGCCACCATTATCTATGAACAAG GTGTGAATGGATCAGCAGAACTGGCCACGCAGACCGCTCTGGATCTATTGCTGAACATGAGTACTCAGCGAGAGCTTGCTGCAGGCTCGCTGCAG GTGGCAGTAGTGAAACCAGGTGATGCAGGGGAGGTGCAGGCCTCTTGTGAACCACAGGCTcaagaggaaggggaggagtTGGAttcctctgagcagcagcagcagaagttggTGACGCTGCACATGGCAGACCGTGGGGAGACGTTGGTGCAGGAGGCTTATGAGGAAGCGGCCCTGGgtggctcagagctgcagcagatcACTATTCCCTTTGGCGGAACAACAGAGTACAGCATCATTACACCCATTAGTGAAGAGATTCAGGCTCCAGGCACGCTGTACAG TGAGGAGGAGGGCTCTGCAGAGACTTCACACGCAGTCGTGGTGAGCGAAGCTGTGATGACAGAGGTTCTGAAGGACCATAACAATCACTACATCATGTCATCCAGTGTCCCAGGGAACCAGTTCCATCATATGGAG CCCCTCAATGGAGATGCTGCCTTCCCTTTGCCGGCAGAGGGTCAGGAGGCACAGCCAACTGGTGTCAAGTGGCCCCTGGTGCAGTGTGTCACTCGGCAGCTCCAGAAGGACTCAAATTTGTCCCCTACTTCTGAAGGGCAAGAAGTCACGTCCCCCAAGGTCAAATGGCCTGCACTCCAGGGCATGGCCAAGAAGCTGTCGTGCAAGGTTTCCACAGCCAAGAAGCTCTCGTGCAAGATTTCCACAGCCAAAAAGTTTTCCTGCAAGATTTGCACAGCCATGTTTACAGGGAGAGCAGAGATGGAAAGTCACAAGAGAGCCCACATTGGGCCCAGCACCTTCAAGTGTCCTGACTGTCCATTCACTGCAACCCTCTGGCCGGAGGTTCGG AGCCACATGGTCCAGCATGCCAGCCTTCGGCCACACAAGTGCACCCACTGCAGCTTTGCCTCCAAGAACAAGAAGGACCTGCGCAGACACATGCTGACACACACCAATGAGAAGCCCTTTGCCTGCCAGATTTGTGGGCAGAG GTTCAACCGTAATGGACACCTCAAGTTCCACATGCAGCGTTTGCACAACTCAAAAGGGAAGAAGCCTGAggcacctgcagctgctgcccagcagacCATCATACTGAACAGTGATGAGGACACGCTGGCCACCCTGCAGA CGGCTCTGCAGTCcgggcaggcagtgctggctcCCGAGCGGCTGCAGCAGGCACTGGGACAGGAGCACATCATTGTTGCTCAGGAGCAGAGCATCACCAGCCAG GAGGAGGCAACGTACATCCAGGAGATCACTACTGCCGATGGACAGACAGTACAGCACTTAGTGACATCTGACAACCAG GTTCAATACATCATCGCCCAGGATGGCGTACAGCACTTGCTTCCCCAAGAGTACGTTGTTGTCCCAGAAGGACATCACATCCAG GTTCAGGATGGTCAGATCACTCACATCCAGTACGAACAAGGTAGCCAGTTTCTTCAGGAGCCACAG ATCCAGTACATGCCTGTCTCACCTGAGCAGCAGATTGTCACCCAGGctcagctggaagcagctgCACACTCTGCAGTCTCAG CAGTGGCTGACGCTGCCATGGCTCAGGCACAGAGCGTGTTCGCCACGGAGGCAACGGCTGAGCAGATCCAGCAGTTGCAGCAGGGAATCCACTACGATGTCATCACGCTGGCAGATTAG
- the ZNF335 gene encoding zinc finger protein 335 isoform X2, which yields MEQSEVPSSSDAAPQAAREEPSESGVGTSEAASVLSVLSVSADSSDAAAGTALPSRADDSGVGQSSDRSAECLEEVSESSSSTDAVPRLYLPDSSSIAQSTLVSSVSTVSQSIMVSESPQVLVHSSVISDGATVVSDSTASTSTDLGSAIDKIIESTIGPDIIQSCIAVTSAEDGGAETTQYLILQGPDDGAPIVSQMSTSALANSLAIEAVADGPTSTCLDQPGPSEQSEALELPAQPDQVREADGGEELEQPDLETLEEMMEVVVVQQFKCKMCQYKSVSKKTLINHMKERHFQPAGSALTLKKGRPRKGGSAPKSAEEDVAEEEEDDDIMDAGAIDDPEEDSDYNPAEDESRGRQPKNSRTVPTSSEERPRRRPGRPRKFPRLGDVPQDVAEGEEVEPLVTSQSTPSCELQNSEAASSSGLENGTNESLAEPSISQSDSENKDPSSNTGPEEADVVPRRRGRPSRRFLGKKYRKYMGRRYYYKSPKPLMRPYLCRICGSRFLTHEDLRFHVNSHEANDPQLFKCLQCSYRSRRWSSLKEHMFNHVGSKPYKCEECNYTSVYKKDVIRHSTVHSRDRKKRADPPPKLNSFPCPVCNRIYPMQKRLTQHMKTHSTEKPHMCDKCGKSFKKRYTFKMHLLTHIQAIANRRFKCEFCDYVCEDKKVLLNHQLSHMSDKPYKCSFCKYSTFREDFLVSHMAVKHTGGKPFACEFCHFTTKHKKNLRLHVHCRHADSFEEWAQRHPEEPPCRRRPFFTLQQIEELKQQHRQVQAPAEPEASPPAPLGPVTYQAVQAVPGTEPPILSQDALEGATIIYEQGVNGSAELATQTALDLLLNMSTQRELAAGSLQVAVVKPGDAGEVQASCEPQAQEEGEELDSSEQQQQKLVTLHMADRGETLVQEAYEEAALGGSELQQITIPFGGTTEYSIITPISEEIQAPGTLYSEEEGSAETSHAVVVSEAVMTEVLKDHNNHYIMSSSVPGNQFHHMEPLNGDAAFPLPAEGQEAQPTGVKWPLVQCVTRQLQKDSNLSPTSEGQEVTSPKVKWPALQGMAKKLSCKVSTAKKLSCKISTAKKFSCKICTAMFTGRAEMESHKRAHIGPSTFKCPDCPFTATLWPEVRSHMVQHASLRPHKCTHCSFASKNKKDLRRHMLTHTNEKPFACQICGQRFNRNGHLKFHMQRLHNSKGKKPEAPAAAAQQTIILNSDEDTLATLQTALQSGQAVLAPERLQQALGQEHIIVAQEQSITSQEEATYIQEITTADGQTVQHLVTSDNQVQYIIAQDGVQHLLPQEYVVVPEGHHIQVQDGQITHIQYEQGSQFLQEPQIQYMPVSPEQQIVTQAQLEAAAHSAVSVADAAMAQAQSVFATEATAEQIQQLQQGIHYDVITLAD from the exons ATGGAGCAGAGCGAGGTGCCCAGCAGCAGCGACGCGGCCCCGCAGGCGGCGCGGGAGGAACCGTCCGAGAGCGGCGTGGGCACCTCCGAGGCCGCGTCCGTTCTGTCCGTGTTGTCCGTGTCCGCCGACAGCAGCGACGCCGCCGCGGGCACCGCGCTCCCGTCCCGGGCGGACGATTCCGGCGTGGGGCAGAGCTCCGACCGCAGCGCAGAGTGCCTG GAGGAGGTGTCcgagagcagctccagcacagatGCGGTTCCCCGGCTCTACCTGCCCGATTCCTCCTCCATTGCTCAGTCCACTTTGGTCTCCAGCGTCTCCACCGTCAGTCAGTCCATCATGGTGTCGGAGTCCCCGCAGGTCCTGGTTCACTCCAGCGTCATCAGCGACGGAGCCACGGTTGTGTCGGACTCCACCGCATCCACCTCCACGGATCTGGGTTCTGCCATAGACAAAATCATTGAGTCCACCATCGGGCCTGACATTATCCAGA GCTGTATCGCTGTGACCAGTGCTGAAGATGGGGGAGCAGAGACAACTCAGTACCTCATTCTGCAAGGGCCCGATGATG GTGCCCCCATTGTGTCCCAGATGTCCACTTCTGCTCTGGCCAACAGCTTGGCAATAGAAGCTGTTGCTGACGGGCCGACCTCCACGTGCCTTGACCAGCCGGGCCCTTCGGAGCAGTCAGAAGCGCTGGAGCTGCCTGCACAGCCGGACCAGGTTAGAGAGGCAGATGGtggggaggagctggagcagccgGATTTGGAGACCCTGGAGGAGATGATGGAAGTGGTGGTGGTGCAGCAGTTCAAGTGCAAGATGTGTCAGTACAAGAGTGTCTCCAAGAAAACGTTGATCAATCACATGAAAGAGCGACACTTCCAGCCAG CGGGTTCAGCTTTGACTTTGAAGAAAGGACGTCCACGAAAGGGGGGTTCTGCCCCAAAGTCTGCGGAGGAAGATGTcgcagaggaagaagaagatgatGATATTATGGACGCTGGTGCTATCGATGATCCCGAAG AGGACAGTGACTATAATCCAGCTGAGGATGAGTCCCGTGGGCGACAGCCCAAGAACAGCCGCACCGTCCCCACGTCCAGCGAGGAGAGGCCACGGAGACGCCCGGGGAGGCCCCGCAAGTTTCCTCGGTTGGGGGACGTGCCCCAGGACGTGGCTGAAG GAGAGGAGGTGGAGCCCCTGGTGACATCCCAAAGCACAcccagctgtgagctgcagaaTTCGGAAGCAGCCAGTTCCTCTGGCCTGGAGAATGGGACCAACGAGAGCTTGGCGGAGCCCAGCATCAGCCAGTCTGACTCTGAGAATAAGGACCCTTCTTCCAACACTGGCCCTGAGGAAGCAGATGTCGTCCCCAGGAGGCGAGGCCGGCCCTCCCGCCGCTTCCTGGGCAAGAAATACCGCAAGTACATGGGGCGCAG GTACTACTACAAGTCACCCAAGCCCTTGATGAGGCCATACCTGTGTCGGATCTGCGGCTCGCGTTTCCTCACGCATGAAGATCTGCGTTTCCACGTCAACTCACACGAGGCCAATGACCCACAGCTCTTCAAGTGCCTCCAGTGCAGCTACCGCTCCCGACGCTGGTCCTCCCTCAAG GAACACATGTTCAACCACGTAGGCAGCAAACCCTACAAGTGTGAGGAGTGCAATTACACCAGCGTGTACAAGAAGGACGTCATCCGACACTCCACAGTGCACAGTCGGGACAG gaaaaagaGGGCTGACCCG CCCCCAAAGCTGAACTCCTTCCCATGCCCTGTATGCAACCGTATCTACCCCATGCAGAAGAGGCTCACTCAGCACATGAAGACACACAGCACGGAGAAGCCACACATGTGTGACAAG TGTGGGAAGTCCTTTAAGAAACGTTACACCTTCAAGATGCACCTGCTGACACATATCCAGGCCATTGCTAACCGCAG GTTCAAATGTGAGTTCTGTGACTACGTCTGCGAGGACAAAAAGGTCCTGCTGAACCACCAGCTGTCACATATGAGCGACAAGCCCTACAAGTGCAGCTTCTGCAAGTATTCCACCTTCCGAGAGGATTTCCTGGTCTCACACATGGCCGTCAAGCACACGG GAGGGAAGCCCTTTGCCTGTGAGTTCTGTCACTTCACCACCAAGCACAAGAAGAACCTGCGCCTCCATGTGCACTGCCGCCACGCTGACTCCTTCGAGGAGTGGGCACAGAGGCACCCCGAGGAGCCGCcctgccgccgccgcccctTCTTCACCCTGCAGCAGATCGAggagctgaagcagcagcaccgcCAAGTGCAGGCTCCTGCTGAGCCTGAGGCCAGCCCACCA GCTCCTCTCGGCCCTGTCACCTaccaggcagtgcaggcagtgcCTGGGACGGAGCCTCCCATCCTTTCGCAGGATGCTCTGGAGGGAGCCACCATTATCTATGAACAAG GTGTGAATGGATCAGCAGAACTGGCCACGCAGACCGCTCTGGATCTATTGCTGAACATGAGTACTCAGCGAGAGCTTGCTGCAGGCTCGCTGCAG GTGGCAGTAGTGAAACCAGGTGATGCAGGGGAGGTGCAGGCCTCTTGTGAACCACAGGCTcaagaggaaggggaggagtTGGAttcctctgagcagcagcagcagaagttggTGACGCTGCACATGGCAGACCGTGGGGAGACGTTGGTGCAGGAGGCTTATGAGGAAGCGGCCCTGGgtggctcagagctgcagcagatcACTATTCCCTTTGGCGGAACAACAGAGTACAGCATCATTACACCCATTAGTGAAGAGATTCAGGCTCCAGGCACGCTGTACAG TGAGGAGGAGGGCTCTGCAGAGACTTCACACGCAGTCGTGGTGAGCGAAGCTGTGATGACAGAGGTTCTGAAGGACCATAACAATCACTACATCATGTCATCCAGTGTCCCAGGGAACCAGTTCCATCATATGGAG CCCCTCAATGGAGATGCTGCCTTCCCTTTGCCGGCAGAGGGTCAGGAGGCACAGCCAACTGGTGTCAAGTGGCCCCTGGTGCAGTGTGTCACTCGGCAGCTCCAGAAGGACTCAAATTTGTCCCCTACTTCTGAAGGGCAAGAAGTCACGTCCCCCAAGGTCAAATGGCCTGCACTCCAGGGCATGGCCAAGAAGCTGTCGTGCAAGGTTTCCACAGCCAAGAAGCTCTCGTGCAAGATTTCCACAGCCAAAAAGTTTTCCTGCAAGATTTGCACAGCCATGTTTACAGGGAGAGCAGAGATGGAAAGTCACAAGAGAGCCCACATTGGGCCCAGCACCTTCAAGTGTCCTGACTGTCCATTCACTGCAACCCTCTGGCCGGAGGTTCGG AGCCACATGGTCCAGCATGCCAGCCTTCGGCCACACAAGTGCACCCACTGCAGCTTTGCCTCCAAGAACAAGAAGGACCTGCGCAGACACATGCTGACACACACCAATGAGAAGCCCTTTGCCTGCCAGATTTGTGGGCAGAG GTTCAACCGTAATGGACACCTCAAGTTCCACATGCAGCGTTTGCACAACTCAAAAGGGAAGAAGCCTGAggcacctgcagctgctgcccagcagacCATCATACTGAACAGTGATGAGGACACGCTGGCCACCCTGCAGA CGGCTCTGCAGTCcgggcaggcagtgctggctcCCGAGCGGCTGCAGCAGGCACTGGGACAGGAGCACATCATTGTTGCTCAGGAGCAGAGCATCACCAGCCAG GAGGAGGCAACGTACATCCAGGAGATCACTACTGCCGATGGACAGACAGTACAGCACTTAGTGACATCTGACAACCAG GTTCAATACATCATCGCCCAGGATGGCGTACAGCACTTGCTTCCCCAAGAGTACGTTGTTGTCCCAGAAGGACATCACATCCAG GTTCAGGATGGTCAGATCACTCACATCCAGTACGAACAAGGTAGCCAGTTTCTTCAGGAGCCACAG ATCCAGTACATGCCTGTCTCACCTGAGCAGCAGATTGTCACCCAGGctcagctggaagcagctgCACACTCTGCAGTCTCAG TGGCTGACGCTGCCATGGCTCAGGCACAGAGCGTGTTCGCCACGGAGGCAACGGCTGAGCAGATCCAGCAGTTGCAGCAGGGAATCCACTACGATGTCATCACGCTGGCAGATTAG